A genomic segment from Flavobacterium inviolabile encodes:
- a CDS encoding proline dehydrogenase family protein: MEKIFNNTQVAFALKSDTELDRAYFLFKMIDNEPLVKIGTAVTNFALKAHLPVEGLIRATVFDHFCGGVSEDDCLKVVDRMFTKGVTSVLDYSVEGKEDEAQFDAALEMTLKTIEFAKERQAIPFAVFKPTGLGRFYLYEKLGEKQTLTADEQQEWDRVVARFEKVCKTAYEKDVVLLIDGEESWMQDAADELVANMMRKYNKEKAIIYNTLQMYRWDRLDYLKKLHAEAKAEGFHIGMKIVRGAYMEKEHKRAEEKGYKTPICASKEATDINYDSAIQYMIEHIDTMAIFAGTHNENSSYRLMQLMEEHNIPKHDSRVYFGQLYGMSDNISYNLAANDYNVSKYLPFGPVRDVMPYLIRRAEENTSVAGQTSRELTLLKTERQRRKIEDN; encoded by the coding sequence ATGGAAAAGATATTCAACAATACGCAGGTTGCTTTTGCACTTAAAAGCGATACAGAGCTTGACAGAGCTTATTTTCTTTTTAAAATGATCGACAATGAACCGTTGGTTAAAATAGGAACAGCCGTTACCAATTTTGCTTTAAAGGCACATCTTCCGGTAGAAGGATTAATCCGGGCTACGGTATTTGACCATTTTTGCGGTGGAGTGAGTGAGGATGACTGTCTGAAAGTGGTGGACAGAATGTTTACCAAAGGTGTGACTTCGGTACTGGACTATTCCGTTGAAGGAAAAGAAGACGAAGCCCAGTTTGATGCCGCTTTGGAAATGACCTTAAAAACGATTGAATTTGCCAAAGAACGTCAGGCGATTCCTTTTGCAGTGTTTAAACCAACCGGATTGGGACGTTTTTACCTGTATGAGAAATTGGGTGAAAAACAAACGCTGACAGCCGATGAGCAACAGGAGTGGGACAGAGTAGTGGCACGTTTTGAAAAAGTGTGTAAAACGGCTTATGAAAAAGATGTTGTATTGCTAATTGACGGGGAAGAAAGCTGGATGCAGGATGCTGCAGATGAGTTGGTAGCAAACATGATGCGCAAATACAACAAGGAAAAAGCAATTATTTACAATACGCTGCAAATGTACCGTTGGGATCGTTTGGATTACTTAAAGAAACTGCATGCGGAAGCAAAAGCGGAAGGTTTCCATATCGGTATGAAAATCGTTCGTGGGGCGTATATGGAAAAAGAGCATAAAAGAGCAGAAGAGAAAGGTTATAAAACCCCGATCTGTGCTTCTAAAGAGGCAACCGACATTAATTATGACAGCGCAATCCAGTACATGATCGAGCATATCGATACGATGGCAATCTTTGCCGGAACGCATAACGAAAACAGTTCGTACCGCCTGATGCAGTTAATGGAGGAGCACAATATCCCGAAACATGACAGCCGCGTTTATTTCGGACAGTTGTATGGTATGAGTGATAACATCAGTTATAACCTTGCTGCAAACGACTATAACGTATCGAAATATTTACCATTCGGACCGGTTCGTGATGTGATGCCGTACTTAATCCGTCGTGCAGAAGAAAACACTTCTGTGGCCGGACAAACCAGTAGAGAGTTAACCTTACTGAAAACAGAAAGACAACGTCGAAAAATAGAAGATAATTAA
- the aroB gene encoding 3-dehydroquinate synthase, giving the protein MHTIQANGYAIHFNENSYEYLTETLLKEVYSKIFIMVDSETAQYCLPDFLANLATEVPIEIIEFDAGEAFKTIETCVEIWHALTELGADRKSIILNVGGGVVTDLGGFVACTYKRGIDFINVPTTLLAMVDASVGGKNGVDLGSLKNQVGVIQNPKAVLVDTHFLETLPQTQMRSGLAEMLKHGLIQDKNYWEQFKDLSSLDTDDLNNLIHQSVAIKNNVVALDPTEKGIRKALNFGHTLGHAIESYFLESDDKTTLLHGEAIAVGMILEAFLSLEKGFINTAAYQEIKAVISDIYPAVVFTENDINAILNLLIHDKKNEFGSVRFVLLNGIGDVKINQEVENPLIYKAFEDYKN; this is encoded by the coding sequence ATGCACACAATACAAGCAAATGGTTATGCCATTCATTTTAACGAAAACAGTTATGAATATTTAACGGAAACCCTTTTAAAGGAGGTGTATTCCAAAATTTTTATAATGGTTGACAGTGAAACGGCTCAATATTGCCTGCCGGACTTTTTAGCCAATCTGGCGACGGAAGTACCCATTGAAATCATTGAATTTGATGCCGGAGAGGCTTTTAAGACCATTGAAACCTGTGTGGAGATCTGGCATGCCCTCACAGAACTGGGTGCCGACAGAAAAAGCATCATCCTGAATGTGGGCGGCGGTGTCGTAACCGACCTGGGCGGATTTGTTGCCTGCACCTATAAAAGAGGTATCGATTTTATCAATGTCCCGACAACCCTGTTAGCCATGGTGGATGCTTCCGTGGGTGGTAAAAACGGTGTGGATCTGGGCAGTCTTAAAAACCAGGTGGGCGTTATCCAAAACCCGAAAGCGGTACTGGTCGATACCCATTTTCTGGAAACTTTACCCCAGACACAAATGCGTTCCGGACTGGCAGAAATGCTGAAACACGGTTTGATTCAGGATAAAAACTACTGGGAACAATTTAAAGACTTAAGCAGCTTGGATACAGATGATTTGAATAATTTAATTCATCAATCGGTTGCGATTAAAAATAATGTGGTAGCGCTGGATCCTACCGAAAAAGGCATCCGTAAAGCATTGAATTTCGGGCATACTTTAGGACATGCCATTGAAAGTTATTTCCTGGAAAGCGACGACAAAACCACTTTATTACATGGCGAAGCAATTGCCGTTGGTATGATACTGGAAGCCTTTTTATCACTTGAAAAAGGTTTTATAAACACGGCAGCATACCAGGAAATCAAAGCAGTAATTTCCGATATTTACCCTGCTGTAGTGTTTACCGAAAACGATATAAATGCGATCCTGAATTTACTTATCCACGATAAGAAAAATGAGTTCGGCAGCGTTCGTTTTGTATTGCTAAACGGTATTGGTGATGTAAAAATCAATCAGGAGGTCGAAAACCCCTTGATTTACAAGGCTTTTGAAGATTATAAAAACTAA